In Juglans regia cultivar Chandler chromosome 13, Walnut 2.0, whole genome shotgun sequence, the following proteins share a genomic window:
- the LOC108979742 gene encoding zinc finger protein-like 1 homolog isoform X3: MVVCKCRKATKLYCFVHKVPVCGECICFPEHQICVVRTYSEWVIDGEYNWPPKCSQCQAELEEGTGSRTTRLGCLHVLHTNCLVSHVKSFPSHTAPAGYVCPACSTSIWPPKSVKDSGSRLHSLLKEAIMQTGLEKNLFGNHPVSLAATESRGPPPAFASDPLIAVSSTGGRENNASSLPLVAQDGISVAEGYLAATGAGSSKLPVKDVLEINVPGTAGDFVKNSSPVGVRGFHHQLFHLDPVLQHERVPYLLIDKTLKCHIMQMMKMAIKRSTIEGVHFDTSFLELCFLSGQVHCQLYQ, from the exons ATGGTGGTCTGCAAATGCCGAAAG GCTACTAAATTGTATTGTTTCGTGCACAAAGTCCCTGTTTGTGGAGAATGCATCTGTTTTCCGGAGCACCAAATTTGCGTG GTCCGGACGTACTCAGAATGGGTAATAGATGGAGAATATAATTGGCCTCCTAAATGCTCCCAGTGTCAAGCTGAGCTTGAAGAGGGGACTGGTTCTCGAACTACTCGATTGGGTTGCTTGC ATGTTCTACACACAAATTGCTTGGTTTCACATGTAAAGAGTTTTCCTTCACATACGGCACCGGCTGGATATGTGTGTCCTGCATGTTCCACTTCA ATATGGCCTCCCAAGAGTGTGAAAGATTCAGGATCTCGTCTTCATTCATTGCTGAAGGAAGCTATTATGCAG ACTGGTCTGGAGAAGAATTTGTTTGGAAATCATCCAGTTTCATTGGCAGCGACAGAATCCCGTGGTCCTCCTCCTGCATTTGCCTCAGATCCTCTAATTGCAGTATCTTCTACTGGAGGCAGGGAGAACAATGCAAGTTCATTGCCCTTGGTAGCACAAGATGGAATAAGTGTTGCTGAAGGATACTTGGCTGCAACTGGAGCAGGATCTTCCAAACTTCCAGTGAAAGATGTTTTGGAGATAAATGTTCCTGGTACAGCTGGGGATTTTGTCAAGAACTCAAGCCCTGTAGGTGTACGAGGATTTCACCATCAACTTTTCCATCTTGA CCCGGTGCTACAACACGAAAGGGTGCCTTACTTGTTGATCGACAAAACTCTGAAATGTCATATTATGCAGATGATGAAGATGGCAATCAAAAGAAGTACAATAGAAGGG GTCCATTTCGACACAAGTTTCTTAGAGCTTTGCTTCCTTTCTGGTCAAGTACATTGCCAACTTTACCAGTGA
- the LOC108979742 gene encoding zinc finger protein-like 1 homolog isoform X2: MVVCKCRKATKLYCFVHKVPVCGECICFPEHQICVVRTYSEWVIDGEYNWPPKCSQCQAELEEGTGSRTTRLGCLHVLHTNCLVSHVKSFPSHTAPAGYVCPACSTSIWPPKSVKDSGSRLHSLLKEAIMQTGLEKNLFGNHPVSLAATESRGPPPAFASDPLIAVSSTGGRENNASSLPLVAQDGISVAEGYLAATGAGSSKLPVKDVLEINVPGTAGDFVKNSSPPGATTRKGALLVDRQNSEMSYYADDEDGNQKKYNRRGPFRHKFLRALLPFWSSTLPTLPVTAPARKDTSNANDISEGRVRHQRSSRMDPRKVLLIIAIMACMATMGILYYRLVQRGLDTELPDNEQQ, encoded by the exons ATGGTGGTCTGCAAATGCCGAAAG GCTACTAAATTGTATTGTTTCGTGCACAAAGTCCCTGTTTGTGGAGAATGCATCTGTTTTCCGGAGCACCAAATTTGCGTG GTCCGGACGTACTCAGAATGGGTAATAGATGGAGAATATAATTGGCCTCCTAAATGCTCCCAGTGTCAAGCTGAGCTTGAAGAGGGGACTGGTTCTCGAACTACTCGATTGGGTTGCTTGC ATGTTCTACACACAAATTGCTTGGTTTCACATGTAAAGAGTTTTCCTTCACATACGGCACCGGCTGGATATGTGTGTCCTGCATGTTCCACTTCA ATATGGCCTCCCAAGAGTGTGAAAGATTCAGGATCTCGTCTTCATTCATTGCTGAAGGAAGCTATTATGCAG ACTGGTCTGGAGAAGAATTTGTTTGGAAATCATCCAGTTTCATTGGCAGCGACAGAATCCCGTGGTCCTCCTCCTGCATTTGCCTCAGATCCTCTAATTGCAGTATCTTCTACTGGAGGCAGGGAGAACAATGCAAGTTCATTGCCCTTGGTAGCACAAGATGGAATAAGTGTTGCTGAAGGATACTTGGCTGCAACTGGAGCAGGATCTTCCAAACTTCCAGTGAAAGATGTTTTGGAGATAAATGTTCCTGGTACAGCTGGGGATTTTGTCAAGAACTCAAGCCCT CCCGGTGCTACAACACGAAAGGGTGCCTTACTTGTTGATCGACAAAACTCTGAAATGTCATATTATGCAGATGATGAAGATGGCAATCAAAAGAAGTACAATAGAAGGG GTCCATTTCGACACAAGTTTCTTAGAGCTTTGCTTCCTTTCTGGTCAAGTACATTGCCAACTTTACCAGTGACGGCACCTGCACGAAAAGATACATCGAATGCCAATGATATCTCTGAAGGTCGTGTGCGGCATCAAAGATCATCAAGGATGGATCCAAGAAAAGTCCTGCTCATTATTGCAATCAT GGCATGCATGGCAACAATGGGTATTTTGTATTACAGACTAGTGCAACGGGGTCTTGATACGGAGCTGCCTGACAATGAGCAGCAGTGA
- the LOC109008851 gene encoding zinc finger protein ZAT10-like, which produces MALEALNSPTTATPFNYEDDVERQYVEPWTKRKRSKRPARIENPPTEEEYLALCLIMLARGGTNPTNSEITQQKRSRPEPPTLNLSYKCTVCNKAFPSYQALGGHKASHRKSASEAANVDTNNNHPSTSSSSAAGTSVKTHECSICHKTFPTGQALGGHKRCHYDGGNSHSNTNTNTNTNANSGVTFSEGGGSSLSQSHRGFDLNLPAFPDFWSERKRSQLSAEQEVESPLPTKKPRLFLMSPEDMVSAQD; this is translated from the coding sequence ATGGCCTTAGAAGCTCTGAATTCTCCCACCACAGCCACTCCTTTCAACTATGAAGACGACGTTGAGCGTCAATATGTGGAACCATGGACCAAGAGGAAGCGCTCCAAACGACCCGCTCGCATCGAGAACCCGCCAACCGAGGAAGAGTACCTCGCTCTCTGCCTCATCATGCTTGCCCGTGGCGGCACCAACCCCACCAACAGTGAGATTACACAACAAAAGCGCTCGCGGCCCGAGCCGCCGACCTTGAATCTATCTTACAAGTGCACCGTATGCAACAAAGCCTTCCCTTCCTACCAAGCCCTCGGCGGCCACAAGGCCAGCCACCGCAAGTCAGCCTCCGAAGCCGCCAACGTCGACACCAACAACAACCACCCATCAACTTCCTCATCCTCCGCCGCCGGCACGAGCGTTAAGACCCACGAGTGCTCCATCTGCCACAAGACCTTCCCCACCGGCCAGGCCTTGGGTGGCCACAAGCGCTGCCACTATGACGGCGGCAACAGCCACAGCAACACCAATACCAATACCAATACCAACGCCAACAGCGGCGTGACCTTCTCGGAAGGTGGCGGCTCCAGCCTCAGCCAGAGCCACCGTGGCTTCGACTTGAACCTACCAGCCTTTCCAGATTTCTGGTCCGAGAGGAAGAGGAGCCAGCTTTCGGCGGAGCAAGAAGTGGAGTCTCCTCTGCCTACAAAGAAGCCCCGCTTGTTCTTGATGAGTCCGGAAGACATGGTTTCCGCCCAAGATTGA
- the LOC109008849 gene encoding ATP-dependent Clp protease proteolytic subunit-related protein 1, chloroplastic-like — protein MATSLLCPLSAPTSSSIAEDPRAFGKVGTSLGIQKSTFLHGTKRFSALIVHPTRRSSARRCFSSPLAKSLEHIPKHFREENLKDGLMDNYKNAPQYLYGLTASQMDMFMTEDNPVRRQSERVTEESISSAKNYLDHGGMWSLSGMGEQGPSKYSMSVSMYRGGARGYGRPRTAPPDLPSLLLDARICYLGMPIVPAVTELLVAQFMWLDYDNPSKPIYLYINSSGTQNEKMETVGSETEAYAIADMMAYVKSDVYTVNCGMAYGQAAMLLSLGAKGFRAVQPNSSTKLYLPKVNRSSGAAIDMWIKAKELDANTEYYIELLAKGIGKPKEEIARDIQRPKYFRAQEAIDYGIADKIIDSRDIAFEKRNYDEMLSQSRATRRSAGVGPQAAPSGFR, from the exons atggCCACCTCGCTGCTATGCCCGCTCTCAGCTCCAACCTCGTCGTCCATCGCCGAGGACCCTCGAGCATTTGGGAAAGTGGGTACTTCTCTTGGGATTCAAAAGTCCACTTTCCTTCACGGCACCAAGCGCTTCTCTGCTTTAATCGTTCACCCAACTAGGAGAAGCTCGGCTCGAAGATGCTTTAGCTCCCCACTTGCCAAGTCCTTGGAACACATCCCCAAGCACTTCAGGGAAGAAAATCTCAAAGATGGAT TGATGGACAATTACAAGAATGCACCCCAATATCTCTACGGCCTTACTGCTTCACAAATGGACATGTTCATGACGGAAGATAATCCCGTCCGACGACAGTCGGAAAGAGTTACAGAG GAAAGCATCTCTTCTGCCAAGAACTATTTGGACCATGGAGGGATGTGGAGTCTATCAGGCATGGGTGAACAGGGTCCTTCAAAATACAGTATGAGCGTAAGCATGTATCGTGGAGGAGCCAGAGGATATGGAAGACCTAGAACTGCTCCTCCTGATTTGCCTTCTTTGCTTTTAGATGCTCGAATATGCTATCTGGGCATGCCT ATTGTGCCAGCAGTAACTGAGCTCCTTGTTGCTCAATTTATGTGGTTGGATTATGATAACCCTTCAAAgcctatatatttatacataaattCATCTGGGACACAG AATGAGAAGATGGAGACTGTTGGATCAGAAACCGAGGCATATGCAATAGCTGACATGATGGCT TACGTCAAATCAGACGTCTATACTGTAAATTGTGGCATGGCATATGGTCAAGCAGCAATGCTTCTCTCGCTAGGAGCAAAGGGTTTTCGTGCTGTACAGCCAAATTCCTCCA CGAAGTTATATCTGCCAAAAGTAAACAGATCAAGCGGGGCTGCCATAGATATGTGGATTAAG GCCAAAGAGCTGGATGCAAACACTGAGTACTACATTGAGCTATTAGCAAAAGGAATTGGGAAACCCAAGGAAGAAATTGCTAGAGACATCCAGCGACCAAAATATTTTCGAGCACAGGAAGCCATTGATTATGGCATTGCAGACAAGATAATCGACTCAAGGGATATTGCATTTGAGAAGAGG AATTATGATGAGATGCTTTCTCAATCAAGAGCTACGAGAAGATCAGCAGGAGTTGGTCCGCAAGCTGCTCCCTCTGGATTTAGGTAA
- the LOC108979742 gene encoding zinc finger protein-like 1 homolog isoform X1, with amino-acid sequence MVVCKCRKATKLYCFVHKVPVCGECICFPEHQICVVRTYSEWVIDGEYNWPPKCSQCQAELEEGTGSRTTRLGCLHVLHTNCLVSHVKSFPSHTAPAGYVCPACSTSIWPPKSVKDSGSRLHSLLKEAIMQTGLEKNLFGNHPVSLAATESRGPPPAFASDPLIAVSSTGGRENNASSLPLVAQDGISVAEGYLAATGAGSSKLPVKDVLEINVPGTAGDFVKNSSPVGPGATTRKGALLVDRQNSEMSYYADDEDGNQKKYNRRGPFRHKFLRALLPFWSSTLPTLPVTAPARKDTSNANDISEGRVRHQRSSRMDPRKVLLIIAIMACMATMGILYYRLVQRGLDTELPDNEQQ; translated from the exons ATGGTGGTCTGCAAATGCCGAAAG GCTACTAAATTGTATTGTTTCGTGCACAAAGTCCCTGTTTGTGGAGAATGCATCTGTTTTCCGGAGCACCAAATTTGCGTG GTCCGGACGTACTCAGAATGGGTAATAGATGGAGAATATAATTGGCCTCCTAAATGCTCCCAGTGTCAAGCTGAGCTTGAAGAGGGGACTGGTTCTCGAACTACTCGATTGGGTTGCTTGC ATGTTCTACACACAAATTGCTTGGTTTCACATGTAAAGAGTTTTCCTTCACATACGGCACCGGCTGGATATGTGTGTCCTGCATGTTCCACTTCA ATATGGCCTCCCAAGAGTGTGAAAGATTCAGGATCTCGTCTTCATTCATTGCTGAAGGAAGCTATTATGCAG ACTGGTCTGGAGAAGAATTTGTTTGGAAATCATCCAGTTTCATTGGCAGCGACAGAATCCCGTGGTCCTCCTCCTGCATTTGCCTCAGATCCTCTAATTGCAGTATCTTCTACTGGAGGCAGGGAGAACAATGCAAGTTCATTGCCCTTGGTAGCACAAGATGGAATAAGTGTTGCTGAAGGATACTTGGCTGCAACTGGAGCAGGATCTTCCAAACTTCCAGTGAAAGATGTTTTGGAGATAAATGTTCCTGGTACAGCTGGGGATTTTGTCAAGAACTCAAGCCCTGTAGGT CCCGGTGCTACAACACGAAAGGGTGCCTTACTTGTTGATCGACAAAACTCTGAAATGTCATATTATGCAGATGATGAAGATGGCAATCAAAAGAAGTACAATAGAAGGG GTCCATTTCGACACAAGTTTCTTAGAGCTTTGCTTCCTTTCTGGTCAAGTACATTGCCAACTTTACCAGTGACGGCACCTGCACGAAAAGATACATCGAATGCCAATGATATCTCTGAAGGTCGTGTGCGGCATCAAAGATCATCAAGGATGGATCCAAGAAAAGTCCTGCTCATTATTGCAATCAT GGCATGCATGGCAACAATGGGTATTTTGTATTACAGACTAGTGCAACGGGGTCTTGATACGGAGCTGCCTGACAATGAGCAGCAGTGA
- the LOC108979729 gene encoding transcription factor bHLH84-like: MEPMGAISSEGEWGSLSGMYTAEEADFMAQLLNNNALLPNELIGDSSLGVPSTFWPGHESSMNVEGLSESPYCTLYMANSNLCSFSNGSSYNGTGSLRQQSYYLSDSHPVLASNDSSMSMDFGMMGVKNTGSFLIEGDDCLNQENSDGNAEEYAGNYKPAAVLPQNGSLHRKEPQEMPLPESIPEGKYNNAPDINSKKRSRTTGDSEKKKRTSQSKKNKIKTSDNGDQDNNTHDLIGQSSSSWSSEDDCNVSHELNGGLSSHLSKKDPASSILNGRTRASRGSATDPQSLYARKRRERINERLRILQNLVPNGTKVDISTMLEEAVQYVKFLQLQIKLLSSDDLWMYAPIAYNGMDIGLDLKISPPGK; encoded by the exons atggAGCCTATGGGAGCTATCTCTAGTGAGGGAGAATGGGGCTCTCTTAGTGGCATGTATACTGCTGAGGAGGCTGACTTCATGGCTCAGCTTCTTAATAATAATGCTTTGTTACCCAATGAGCTAATTGGGGATTCAAGCTTGGGAGTCCCTTCTACTTTTTGGCCTGGCCATGAATCAAGTATGAATGTTGAAGGGCTCAGTGAAAGTCCTTACTGTACTTTGTATATGGCTAATTCTAATTTGTGCAGTTTTTCAAATGGGAGTAGTTACAACGGTACTGGTAGTTTAAGGCAACAAAGCTACTACTTGAGTGATTCTCATCCAGTTCTGGCATCCAATGACAGCTCCATGTCCATGGATTTTGGCATGATGGGAGTGAAAAACACCGGTTCCTTTCTCATTGAAGGTGATGACTGCTTGAACCAAGAAAACAGTGATGGCAATGCAGAAGAATATGCAGGCAATTATAAGCCTGCAGCTGTTCTTCCTCAGAATGGTTCACTGCACAGAAAGGAACCTCAAGAAATGCCACTACCAGAATCAATCCCGGAAGGCAAGTATAACAACGCACCCGATATTAATTCCAAGAAACGATCTCGGACAACTGGAGAT TctgagaagaaaaagaggacTTCACAAtcaaagaagaataagatcAAGACAAGCGACAATGGAGATCAAGATAATAATACTCATGACCTTATCGGGCAGAGCTCGAGCAGCTGGTCCTCAGAGGATGACTGCAATGTTTCTCATGAGCTGAATGGAGGCTTGAGTTCACATTTGAGCAAGAAAGATCCCGCTTCTTCAATATTGAATGGAAGAACAAGAGCGAGTAGGGGATCAGCCACTGATCCCCAGAGCCTATATGCAAGG aaaagaagagagagaataaatgAGAGGCTGAGAATCCTACAGAACCTTGTCCCTAATGGAACAAAG GTTGATATTAGCACAATGCTCGAGGAAGCCGTCCAATATGTGAAATTCTTACAGCTCCAGATTAAG CTTTTGAGCTCTGATGATCTATGGATGTACGCCCCCATCGCTTACAATGGAATGGACATCGGACTTGATTTGAAGATCAGCCCACCCGGAAAATAG
- the LOC108979744 gene encoding mitotic checkpoint protein BUB3.2, translated as MTSVAPPAPGRELSNPPSDGISNLRFSNHSDHLLVSSWDKSVRLYDASANALRGEFLHGGPVLDCCFHDDSSGFSASADHTVRRLLFSSNKEDILGRHDAPVRCVEYSYAAGQLITGSWDKTLKCWDPRGASGQDRTLVGTYPQPERVYSLSLVGNRLVVATAGRHVNVYDLRNMSQPEQRRESSLKYQTRCVRCYPNGTGYALSSVEGRVAMEFFDLSEASQAKKYAFKCHRKSEAGRDIVYPVNAIAFHPVYGTFATGGCDGYVNVWDGNNKKRLYQYSKYPTSIAALSFSRDGRLLAVASSYTYEEGDKPHEPDAIYVRSVNEIEVKPKPKVYPNPPA; from the exons ATGACATCTGTCGCACCGCCGGCACCTGGCCGCGAGCTCTCGAACCCGCCCTCCGACGGCATATCCAACCTCCGCTTCTCCAACCATAGCGATCACCTGCTCGTGTCTTCATGGGACAAG AGCGTCCGATTGTACGATGCGAGCGCCAATGCTCTGCGAGGCGAGTTCTTGCACGGCGGTCCCGTCCTCGACTGTTGCTTCCACGATGATTCCTCAGGATTCAGCGCCAGCGCCGACCATACTGTGAGGCG GCTTCTCTTTAGCTCTAACAAGGAGGATATTTTGGGAAGGCATGATGCACCCGTGCGCTGTGTTGAGTACTCTTATGCAGCAG GGCAATTAATCACGGGTAGTTGGGACAAAACCCTCAAGTGTTGGGATCCTAGAGGTGCAAGCGGGCAGGATCGCACTCTTGTTGGGACATACCCACAACCTGAGCGTGTTTACTCACTTTCTCTTGTTGGAAATCGATTGGTTGTAGCAACTGCAGGAAGACATGTGAATGTCTATGACTTAAGAAACATGTCACAACCTGAACAGCGAAGGGAATCTTCATTGAAATACCAAACTAGATGTGTGCGCTGTTATCCGAATGGAACAG GATATGCTCTGAGTTCTGTTGAAGGAAGAGTTGCGATGGAATTTTTCGATCTCTCAGAGGCTAGTCAAGCCAAAAA GTATGCATTTAAGTGTCATAGAAAATCGGAGGCTGGAAGGGACATTGTCTACCCAGTAAATGCCATCGCATTCCACCCTGT CTATGGTACGTTTGCAACTGGGGGCTGTGATGGCTACGTGAATGTGTGGGATGGGAACAACAAGAAGAGGCTGTATCAG TATTCAAAATATCCGACAAGCATTGCAGCACTTTCGTTTAGTAGAGATGGCCGCCTTTTGGCAGTGGCATCAAGTTATACATATGAAGAGGGAGATAAACC GCACGAACCAGATGCTATCTATGTTCGCAGCGTAAATGAAATAGAGGTGAAGCCGAAGCCAAAAGTCTACCCCAATCCTCCTGCATAA